The Candidatus Hinthialibacter antarcticus genome includes the window ACTTCTTGAAAGGACACACTCATGGCTACCATTGAAATACCCATTTATATGCGAGGCGTAACCGGACGCATGGCGCGCCGCCAACACCTGGAGCGCTCGCTGATGGCGATTGCGAAAGAGGGCGGTCTCAAGACGCCCGGCGGCGATGTGATCGTTCCCAAGCCGTATCTATTAGGCCGCAGTGTAGAAAAACTCAAACCGCTTGCGGACGAATACGGCCTGCCTTGCGGCGACGACATCAATGTTGCGTTTGAAGATACAAATGAGTTTCGCGTATTTTTCGAAGGCGCGATCACCAAAGTCCACCATGCGGGCATCACCCAGGCGATTGATGCGGGGATGAATATATTTTCAGAGAAGCCCATTACGCTGACGATTGACGAGGCGATCGATGTCGCCAAACGCGCTGCCGCCAAGGGAATCAAAGGCGGCGTGGTGCAAGATAAGCGCTACCTGCCCGGCACCGCCGCGCTGGCGCATGTCATCAACTCCGGCATGATCGGCGATCCGTTTCATGTTCAACTCGAATTCGGCTACTGGGTGTTTCCTGACAGTGGAACCCGCCCCGATTGGAACTCAGACAAAGAAGCGGGCGGCGGCATCGTCTATGACATGGTGGCGCATTGGGATTACGTTTTGCAGATGTTGGTCGGGCGCCCGGTGAACGTGTCGGCGTTGACCGACATGGCGGTCAAACAGCGAACCCGCGACGGTCAGCCCGTCACCACGACGGCGGAAGATTCGGTCTATGCGACATTCAAATCTGAACAAGGCGTGATCTGCTCGACGGCGTCATCCTGGTGTCGGCGTCCGCGCAAACGCGGTTTGCTCGAGATCAAAGTGCAGGGAACCAAGGGCGCGGCGGAAGCCTATCTCGACCGTTGTTTCGTCATGACAGACGAACGGACGCCGGTCATCGCCTGGGACCCTGACACCGCATCCCGCGTTGAATTTGACGACGGCTGGGAACGCATCGAAGCGCCGGAGGTTCCGGCGAATGCGTTTCGCTATCAGTGGGAGAAGTTCCTGATGCACTTGGTCTGCGACGGCGAGAATCCCGCCGACCTGGTCGAAGGCGCCCAAGGTGTCGAGGCCTCCGCCCGCGCGTATGAATCAGCGGAAAAGAACGGCGCCCCAATTAATATCCGAGACATCCGTTCAATTTTGTAATAGAGAATTGTTTGGTAAGGCGGGCTTGTCCAATATGCGGATGAGCCCGCAAAACCTTAAACAAAAATAACGT containing:
- a CDS encoding Gfo/Idh/MocA family oxidoreductase, which translates into the protein MATIEIPIYMRGVTGRMARRQHLERSLMAIAKEGGLKTPGGDVIVPKPYLLGRSVEKLKPLADEYGLPCGDDINVAFEDTNEFRVFFEGAITKVHHAGITQAIDAGMNIFSEKPITLTIDEAIDVAKRAAAKGIKGGVVQDKRYLPGTAALAHVINSGMIGDPFHVQLEFGYWVFPDSGTRPDWNSDKEAGGGIVYDMVAHWDYVLQMLVGRPVNVSALTDMAVKQRTRDGQPVTTTAEDSVYATFKSEQGVICSTASSWCRRPRKRGLLEIKVQGTKGAAEAYLDRCFVMTDERTPVIAWDPDTASRVEFDDGWERIEAPEVPANAFRYQWEKFLMHLVCDGENPADLVEGAQGVEASARAYESAEKNGAPINIRDIRSIL